A single window of Rhodococcus jostii RHA1 DNA harbors:
- a CDS encoding ABC transporter substrate-binding protein gives MRKILLTVGVVLATALTACGTQAGDGDAGGPIKLGAWLPLSGPQASGGLPQEAGTQAFFDQLNAAGGIHGRPVEWTPVDNAFDPQQTIQVARQLVSRDRVVAIVGANGTATTEATFPFVLEQNDIPIFGTYGGSTAWYDPPRDGLFGSQTLYENQARAAAQWALDEGAKKVTIIRNDPAAFVNVGAVATTELEKAGAEVSTVEVKLGTTDYSPFVSQIRSAAPDAVLTILPIQEAAAYLNEMALQGVKIPSYGYSPTIGNSLLDLAGPNAEGFRAVSLTLPPTADNPAVEEYRQALAKYKPGEKPDFYSLATYGSAKAFAQVLASIDGEITSESVTDAIVTSGTLDTGVMPPLTFSADDHLGTDSVVRVQVEGGKFVPIGDFVSPQ, from the coding sequence GTGCGGAAAATACTTCTCACGGTCGGCGTAGTCCTCGCCACGGCGTTGACGGCCTGCGGAACGCAAGCCGGCGACGGCGATGCGGGCGGGCCGATCAAACTCGGCGCATGGCTTCCCCTTTCGGGACCACAGGCTTCCGGGGGTCTTCCCCAGGAGGCCGGCACCCAAGCGTTCTTCGATCAGCTCAACGCGGCAGGAGGCATCCACGGTCGCCCCGTCGAGTGGACTCCGGTCGACAACGCTTTCGACCCGCAGCAGACGATTCAGGTGGCGCGGCAGCTGGTCTCTCGCGACCGGGTCGTCGCGATCGTCGGCGCAAACGGCACAGCCACCACGGAGGCGACGTTCCCATTCGTTCTCGAACAGAACGACATACCCATCTTCGGAACCTACGGCGGCTCCACCGCCTGGTACGACCCGCCGCGGGACGGTTTGTTCGGCAGCCAGACGCTCTACGAGAACCAGGCGCGTGCCGCCGCGCAGTGGGCGCTCGACGAGGGTGCCAAGAAGGTCACGATCATCCGCAACGATCCGGCAGCGTTCGTGAATGTGGGTGCCGTCGCCACGACCGAACTGGAGAAGGCCGGGGCGGAGGTCTCGACGGTGGAGGTCAAGCTCGGTACCACGGACTACAGCCCGTTCGTGTCCCAGATCCGTTCGGCTGCACCCGATGCAGTCCTGACGATCCTGCCCATCCAGGAGGCCGCCGCGTACCTCAACGAGATGGCCCTGCAGGGTGTCAAGATCCCCAGTTACGGCTACTCCCCCACGATCGGTAACAGCCTGCTCGACCTCGCAGGCCCGAACGCGGAAGGGTTCCGCGCCGTGTCGCTGACGCTGCCGCCCACCGCCGACAACCCTGCGGTCGAGGAGTACCGACAAGCGCTTGCGAAGTACAAGCCGGGCGAGAAGCCCGATTTCTACTCGCTGGCAACCTATGGCTCGGCGAAAGCGTTCGCTCAGGTCCTCGCGAGCATCGACGGCGAGATCACGTCCGAGTCCGTCACCGACGCGATAGTCACGAGCGGCACCCTCGACACCGGCGTGATGCCTCCACTCACGTTCAGCGCGGATGACCACCTCGGTACCGACAGTGTGGTCCGGGTCCAGGTCGAGGGCGGCAAGTTCGTTCCCATCGGAGACTTCGTGTCACCGCAGTAG
- a CDS encoding FAD-dependent oxidoreductase, whose amino-acid sequence MPRIDTDLLVIGAGMAGLTAAARAVAGGRSVVVVEKSATIGGSAQFAGYAWTAPSHEVMEEVNPNGDPALRRALVDGFSDGIAWIRSLGVECADAVTVLRYGTGHQFDTTRYIDECRRRIRSHGGELHTSAETLSLIALDGGVVGARVRLSDGTECEIRSHATILATGGFQASPELAGEHIHPAASGMQLRSNPTSAGDGLRLAEAVGAASGTDRSGFYGHLVPTGVRFRDTADFVALSLYYSEHALLFNLDNRRFTDETVGDHLTTMDLLEQPESRGLLVADARVYREWITGSYVEGAAALDKFDLAQRRGGRCGIAENLDEFAYLPEEWGYDGAAIADQIRALNAAGPDTRPSRRYDSQALDEGPYYIVEACPALTFPFHGIRIDEHGRVLNVKGGTISGLFAAGSDTGGLYNRAYTGGIAPALVFGLAAADRAMLSPVSTC is encoded by the coding sequence ATGCCACGAATCGACACCGATCTACTCGTCATCGGCGCCGGCATGGCCGGGTTGACCGCCGCGGCGCGAGCGGTGGCCGGAGGTCGGTCGGTTGTCGTCGTCGAGAAGTCTGCAACGATTGGCGGGTCCGCCCAGTTCGCGGGATACGCGTGGACTGCCCCTTCCCATGAGGTCATGGAAGAGGTCAATCCGAACGGCGACCCCGCATTGCGTCGGGCGCTCGTCGACGGATTCTCGGACGGAATCGCCTGGATTCGCTCGCTCGGGGTCGAGTGCGCTGACGCGGTGACGGTTCTCCGCTACGGCACGGGCCACCAATTCGACACCACCCGATACATCGACGAGTGTCGTCGGCGAATTCGTAGTCACGGCGGTGAGTTGCACACGAGCGCAGAGACCCTCTCCCTGATCGCGCTGGACGGCGGAGTCGTCGGTGCCCGTGTGCGACTCTCGGACGGTACCGAATGTGAGATACGTTCCCACGCGACGATTCTCGCCACCGGCGGATTCCAGGCGAGTCCCGAATTGGCCGGTGAGCACATCCATCCCGCCGCGAGCGGGATGCAGCTGCGCTCGAATCCCACGAGTGCAGGTGACGGACTACGTCTGGCCGAGGCCGTCGGCGCCGCCTCCGGCACGGACCGGTCCGGCTTCTACGGCCATCTCGTCCCGACCGGCGTGCGCTTCCGCGACACGGCCGACTTCGTCGCGCTGTCGCTCTACTACAGCGAGCATGCGTTGCTGTTCAATCTCGACAACCGTCGTTTCACCGACGAGACCGTCGGTGACCATCTGACCACGATGGACTTGCTGGAGCAGCCCGAGTCGCGCGGATTGCTCGTCGCCGACGCACGGGTGTACCGCGAGTGGATCACCGGCAGCTACGTCGAGGGCGCCGCCGCACTCGACAAGTTCGACCTCGCGCAGCGCCGGGGTGGGCGGTGCGGAATCGCCGAGAATCTCGACGAGTTCGCCTATCTTCCCGAGGAATGGGGCTACGACGGTGCCGCGATTGCGGATCAGATCCGGGCACTCAATGCGGCCGGTCCGGACACTCGGCCATCGCGTCGCTACGACTCGCAGGCGCTTGACGAGGGGCCCTACTACATCGTCGAGGCATGCCCGGCCCTGACATTCCCCTTCCACGGCATCCGCATCGATGAGCACGGCCGTGTCCTGAATGTGAAGGGCGGGACGATCAGCGGACTGTTCGCGGCCGGGTCGGATACCGGCGGCCTCTACAACCGCGCGTACACCGGCGGTATCGCCCCTGCACTGGTGTTCGGCCTGGCCGCCGCGGATCGAGCGATGCTGTCGCCTGTGAGTACTTGTTAA
- a CDS encoding ArsR/SmtB family transcription factor codes for MNDEYDARLADLEARVHALESARPAETPTPDVGESIGQIGYQGTVDLGGEIQWTIRYDAAATLDLSPTAVSNVLAALGHPTRLEIVRTLLRSPAGAAELQTAVGLTSPGQLYHHLRALGGARIVEQESRNHYRIAAAKVVPLLVITLAAADVGEHL; via the coding sequence GTGAACGACGAGTACGACGCCCGGCTCGCCGACCTCGAGGCGCGCGTCCACGCCCTCGAATCGGCCCGGCCCGCCGAAACCCCGACACCCGACGTCGGCGAGAGCATCGGGCAGATCGGGTATCAGGGCACCGTCGACCTGGGCGGCGAGATCCAATGGACGATCCGCTACGACGCCGCTGCAACCCTCGACCTGTCCCCCACCGCCGTATCGAACGTGCTCGCCGCCCTGGGACATCCGACCCGCCTCGAGATCGTTCGCACCCTGCTGCGCAGTCCCGCCGGCGCGGCCGAACTGCAGACGGCGGTCGGGCTGACCTCGCCCGGTCAGCTCTACCACCACCTGCGCGCCCTCGGCGGGGCACGCATAGTCGAGCAGGAGTCGAGGAACCACTACCGCATCGCGGCGGCGAAAGTGGTGCCATTGCTGGTCATCACCCTGGCCGCCGCGGATGTCGGGGAACACCTGTGA
- a CDS encoding serine hydrolase produces MCAPLPPADITTASGWVGYVGSHPDDVAFVVDDGRGRTVEHRPGDTVPLASAIKVVHLAAYARAVASGELDPAEPVPLSEWERWYLPNTDGGTHPKALERLGVTEPDATVTLEQMVTAMIQESDNAVPDYLRDRLGDTALADAAAQGGWDDLEVPTLLGSTIALLDPAMSRDARWDAAQRYAHDGAYREQVMRMSPGDDFPAVTARVQESGVTGTASGLAALHHAIASGDFGPGSDVARRTLEWQPAPPGLDGLGFKGGNLPGVVTEAMTIRRPDGTVATAVLLTSNLSSEDYLNVIGGNFAHQQLLLEAMTDPDTTSQLSCAV; encoded by the coding sequence GTGTGCGCACCGCTGCCACCCGCCGACATCACGACCGCCTCCGGATGGGTCGGGTACGTCGGCTCGCACCCCGACGACGTCGCCTTCGTCGTCGACGACGGTCGCGGCCGAACGGTCGAGCACCGCCCCGGCGACACCGTTCCGCTGGCGTCCGCGATCAAGGTGGTGCACCTGGCCGCCTACGCCCGGGCCGTCGCGTCGGGTGAACTCGACCCGGCCGAACCGGTACCGCTGTCCGAGTGGGAACGCTGGTACCTCCCGAACACCGACGGCGGCACCCACCCGAAGGCCCTGGAGCGGCTCGGCGTCACCGAACCCGACGCCACCGTCACGCTCGAGCAGATGGTGACCGCGATGATCCAGGAGAGCGACAACGCCGTCCCCGACTATCTGCGCGACCGACTCGGCGACACCGCCCTCGCCGACGCCGCCGCGCAGGGCGGCTGGGACGACCTCGAAGTCCCGACCCTGCTGGGCTCCACCATCGCCCTCCTCGATCCGGCGATGTCGCGGGATGCCCGGTGGGACGCCGCCCAGCGCTACGCACACGACGGCGCCTACCGCGAACAGGTGATGCGGATGTCGCCCGGCGATGACTTCCCCGCGGTCACGGCCCGGGTGCAGGAGTCCGGGGTGACGGGTACGGCCTCGGGCCTCGCCGCACTGCACCACGCGATCGCGAGCGGCGACTTCGGACCCGGCTCCGACGTCGCACGCCGAACACTCGAATGGCAGCCCGCCCCGCCCGGGTTGGACGGGCTGGGTTTCAAGGGCGGCAACCTTCCCGGAGTGGTCACCGAGGCGATGACGATCCGACGTCCCGACGGCACCGTCGCCACCGCGGTGCTGCTGACGTCGAACCTGTCGAGCGAGGACTACCTGAACGTCATCGGCGGGAATTTCGCGCACCAGCAGCTGCTTCTCGAGGCGATGACCGATCCCGACACGACGTCGCAGCTAAGTTGTGCCGTGTGA
- the purD gene encoding phosphoribosylamine--glycine ligase, whose product MRVLVIGSGAREHALLLALARDPGVSALMCAPGNAGIGKIAEQHPVDIASGEAVVALAKKLDADLVVVGPEVPLVLGVADAVRAAGIACFGPSADAARIEGSKAFAKDVMAAAGVKTAHSEIVDSPAKLDEALDRFGPNWVVKDDGLAAGKGVVVTTDRDAARDHAAELLENGHPVLLESFLDGPEVSLFCVVDGETVVPLLPAQDHKRVGDGDTGPNTGGMGAYTPLPWLPEQTVTQIVDDVVKPVAAELVARGSAFSGLLYAGLAIGKDGPAVVEFNCRFGDPETQAVLALLKSPLGELLNAAATGTLDQVAPLEWQDGSAVTVVVAAEHYPATPRTGDVITGADGDGVLHAGTKLVDDQVVSAGGRVLSVVGVGADLDAARADAYSKISAIKLPGSHFRKDIGLAAVEGRIAIP is encoded by the coding sequence GTGCGCGTACTCGTTATCGGCTCCGGAGCCCGTGAACATGCCCTCCTTCTCGCCCTCGCTCGCGATCCGGGTGTCAGTGCCCTGATGTGCGCGCCCGGCAACGCCGGGATCGGCAAGATCGCCGAGCAGCACCCCGTCGACATCGCGTCCGGGGAGGCGGTGGTCGCCCTCGCGAAGAAGCTCGACGCCGACCTCGTCGTGGTGGGGCCCGAGGTCCCGCTGGTGCTGGGTGTCGCGGACGCCGTCCGCGCGGCAGGCATCGCCTGCTTCGGCCCGTCGGCCGACGCCGCGCGCATCGAGGGTTCCAAGGCGTTCGCCAAGGACGTCATGGCCGCCGCCGGTGTGAAGACCGCGCACAGCGAGATCGTCGACTCGCCCGCCAAGCTGGACGAGGCGCTCGACCGCTTCGGGCCCAACTGGGTGGTCAAGGACGACGGCCTCGCGGCAGGCAAGGGAGTCGTGGTCACCACCGATCGGGACGCCGCCCGCGATCACGCGGCCGAACTGCTCGAGAACGGTCACCCCGTTCTCCTCGAATCCTTCCTCGACGGTCCCGAGGTGTCGCTGTTCTGCGTCGTCGACGGCGAGACCGTCGTGCCGCTGCTGCCTGCCCAGGACCATAAGCGCGTCGGCGACGGCGACACCGGACCCAACACCGGCGGCATGGGCGCCTACACGCCGCTGCCGTGGCTGCCCGAGCAGACCGTGACCCAGATCGTCGACGACGTCGTGAAGCCGGTCGCGGCCGAGCTCGTCGCCCGGGGCAGCGCCTTCAGCGGCCTGCTGTATGCCGGTCTGGCGATCGGCAAGGACGGCCCCGCCGTGGTCGAGTTCAACTGCCGCTTCGGCGACCCCGAGACGCAGGCGGTCCTCGCGCTGCTGAAGAGCCCGCTCGGCGAACTGCTGAACGCCGCGGCCACCGGAACGCTCGATCAGGTCGCGCCGCTCGAATGGCAGGACGGCTCGGCGGTGACCGTCGTGGTCGCGGCCGAGCACTACCCGGCCACCCCGCGCACCGGTGACGTGATCACCGGCGCCGACGGTGACGGTGTCCTCCACGCAGGCACGAAACTCGTCGACGATCAGGTGGTCTCCGCCGGCGGACGCGTGCTCAGCGTGGTCGGAGTCGGAGCCGACCTCGACGCGGCGCGCGCGGATGCGTACTCCAAGATCTCCGCGATCAAGCTGCCGGGAAGCCACTTCCGCAAGGACATCGGACTGGCCGCTGTCGAGGGACGCATCGCCATTCCCTGA
- a CDS encoding 3-hydroxybutyrate dehydrogenase, whose protein sequence is MTEQNLTGRTALVTGGASGIGAACARTLAARGAHVTVADLDDVAAKSLADEIDGTAWHVDLLDTDPLTELRLETDILVNNAGIQTISPIEEFRPEDFRRIQTLMVEAPFLLIRAALPHMYSTGFGRIINVSSVHGLRASAFKAAYVTAKHGLEGLSKVTALEGGPHGVTSNCVNPGYVLTPLVQKQIADQAQVHGISEADVIEKVMLTESAIKRLVEPSEVASLVAWLASADAGMVTGASYTIDGGWTAR, encoded by the coding sequence ATGACCGAGCAGAACCTGACCGGACGCACCGCGCTCGTCACCGGCGGCGCCAGCGGGATCGGCGCGGCCTGCGCCCGGACGCTCGCCGCACGCGGAGCCCACGTCACGGTCGCCGACCTCGACGACGTTGCCGCCAAGAGTCTCGCCGACGAGATCGACGGAACCGCGTGGCACGTCGACCTCCTCGACACCGATCCGCTCACCGAACTGCGGCTCGAGACCGACATCCTCGTCAACAACGCCGGGATCCAAACCATCAGTCCCATCGAGGAATTCCGCCCCGAGGACTTCCGGCGCATCCAGACGCTGATGGTCGAGGCACCGTTCCTGCTGATCCGTGCCGCGCTGCCGCACATGTATTCCACGGGATTCGGGCGCATTATCAACGTCTCGTCCGTGCACGGCCTCCGCGCATCGGCGTTCAAGGCCGCATACGTCACCGCCAAGCACGGACTCGAGGGACTGTCGAAGGTGACGGCGCTCGAGGGCGGTCCGCACGGCGTCACCAGCAACTGCGTCAATCCCGGTTACGTGCTGACACCGTTGGTGCAGAAGCAGATCGCGGATCAGGCACAGGTGCACGGCATCAGCGAGGCCGACGTGATCGAGAAGGTGATGCTCACCGAGAGCGCGATCAAGCGACTGGTGGAACCGTCGGAGGTGGCGTCCCTCGTCGCGTGGCTCGCATCCGCCGACGCAGGCATGGTCACCGGCGCCTCCTACACGATCGACGGAGGATGGACCGCCCGCTGA
- a CDS encoding MFS transporter: MNVDETSHVKEAPPSGLKKVVGASMAGTVVEWYEFFLYGTAATLVFSKVFFAAGGNELDAIIAAFVTYAVGFVARPLGGIVFGHFGDKFGRKQLLQFSLLLVGAATFLMGCLPTYNQIGYWAPALLVTLRFIQGFAVGGEWGGAVLLVAEHSPNRSRGFWSSWPQAGVPAGNLVATVVLLILTTTLSDAAFLSWGWRVAFWLSAVIVLVGYYIRTKVTDAPIFIQAQKEAEHIKETSFSVFEVLKRYPRGVLTAMGLRFGENVMYYLVVTFSITYLKVVVHTDTAQILWWMLIAHAVHFAVIPLVGRLSDTIGRRPVYMIGAVTAGTWGFFAFPMMNSGHNAVILGAIIIGLVFHAFMYAGQPAIMAEMFPTRMRYSGVSLGYQVTSIVAGSLAPIIAASLLSKYDSSVPIAIYLAIACLVTVVAVIVARETKGISLESIDEADAQILADEKAAGAKDGVPA, translated from the coding sequence ATGAACGTCGACGAAACATCGCACGTGAAGGAAGCCCCGCCGTCCGGGCTGAAGAAGGTTGTCGGCGCATCGATGGCCGGCACCGTCGTCGAGTGGTACGAGTTCTTCCTATACGGGACCGCGGCGACGCTGGTGTTCAGCAAGGTGTTCTTCGCCGCCGGCGGCAACGAACTCGACGCGATCATCGCGGCGTTCGTGACCTACGCCGTCGGCTTCGTTGCCCGGCCTCTCGGCGGCATCGTCTTCGGTCACTTCGGCGACAAGTTCGGCCGCAAGCAACTGCTCCAGTTCAGCCTGCTCCTCGTCGGCGCGGCCACGTTCCTGATGGGCTGCCTGCCCACGTACAACCAGATCGGGTACTGGGCCCCTGCCCTGCTCGTCACTCTCCGCTTCATCCAGGGATTCGCCGTCGGCGGCGAGTGGGGTGGCGCCGTGCTGCTGGTCGCCGAGCACAGCCCGAACCGCTCCCGCGGCTTCTGGTCGTCGTGGCCGCAGGCCGGCGTGCCTGCGGGCAACCTCGTCGCGACCGTCGTCCTGCTGATCCTGACGACGACGCTGTCCGATGCGGCGTTCCTCAGCTGGGGCTGGCGCGTGGCGTTCTGGCTGTCGGCCGTGATCGTCCTCGTCGGCTACTACATCCGCACGAAGGTCACCGACGCCCCGATCTTCATCCAGGCGCAGAAGGAAGCGGAACACATCAAGGAGACGTCGTTCAGCGTCTTCGAGGTGCTCAAGCGCTACCCCCGCGGCGTGCTGACGGCGATGGGCCTGCGTTTCGGTGAGAACGTCATGTACTACCTGGTGGTCACGTTCTCGATCACCTACCTCAAGGTGGTCGTCCACACGGACACCGCGCAGATCCTCTGGTGGATGCTGATCGCGCACGCCGTGCACTTCGCGGTGATCCCGCTCGTCGGGCGACTCTCCGACACCATCGGCCGACGCCCCGTCTACATGATCGGCGCGGTGACCGCGGGCACGTGGGGCTTCTTCGCCTTCCCGATGATGAACAGCGGGCACAACGCCGTCATCCTCGGAGCGATCATCATCGGCCTGGTGTTCCACGCCTTCATGTACGCCGGTCAGCCCGCGATCATGGCCGAGATGTTCCCGACCCGCATGCGGTACTCGGGTGTCTCCCTCGGCTACCAGGTGACGTCGATCGTGGCCGGTTCGCTGGCGCCGATCATCGCCGCCAGCCTGCTCAGCAAGTACGACTCGTCCGTTCCGATTGCGATCTACCTGGCGATCGCGTGCCTCGTCACCGTCGTCGCCGTGATCGTCGCCCGGGAGACCAAGGGCATCTCGCTCGAATCGATCGACGAGGCGGACGCCCAGATCCTGGCGGACGAGAAGGCTGCCGGCGCGAAGGACGGGGTCCCCGCATGA
- a CDS encoding LysR family transcriptional regulator — protein MCKYAEVTSGTALPSADDLLVLLAVGRTGRFNTAADDLGVNHTTISRRIASLEKSLGGRVLVKAAGGWELTDLGRQALTAAERVEAAVHGLVAEPGRADHLKGVVRVSATDGFSAYIAAPAGALIRSRHPEVSVEIVAITRRASQHRSGLDIEIVVGKPQVHRAEALWLADYTLGLYGAKSYLSAHGTPRQVGDLADHSLVYFIDSMLQVDELDLARRLTVSMRESVTSTNVFVHVEATRASAGIGLLPCFMADRHDDLVRVLPGQVEATLAYWLVARPESLRRPEVAAVVGAIRETVESQRDALAGQ, from the coding sequence ATGTGCAAATATGCAGAAGTGACCTCCGGAACAGCCCTGCCCAGCGCCGACGACCTGCTCGTACTGCTGGCAGTGGGGCGCACCGGCCGCTTCAACACCGCCGCCGACGACCTGGGTGTCAACCACACGACCATCTCGCGTCGGATCGCGAGTCTGGAGAAAAGCCTCGGCGGCCGGGTGCTGGTGAAGGCCGCGGGCGGGTGGGAACTCACCGACCTCGGGCGGCAGGCCTTGACCGCGGCCGAGCGTGTGGAGGCCGCCGTCCACGGACTCGTCGCCGAACCCGGTCGCGCCGACCACCTGAAGGGCGTGGTCCGGGTATCGGCGACCGATGGGTTCAGCGCCTACATCGCGGCACCCGCCGGCGCACTGATCCGCAGCAGGCACCCCGAGGTGTCCGTGGAGATCGTCGCGATCACCCGCCGGGCCTCGCAACATCGCTCGGGCCTCGACATCGAGATCGTCGTGGGCAAGCCGCAGGTACACAGGGCGGAGGCGCTGTGGCTGGCCGACTACACCCTCGGCCTGTACGGCGCGAAGTCGTACCTGTCCGCGCACGGCACCCCCAGACAGGTGGGTGATCTGGCCGATCATTCACTCGTCTACTTCATCGACTCGATGCTGCAGGTCGACGAACTCGACCTCGCGCGCCGCCTCACCGTCTCGATGCGCGAATCGGTGACGTCGACCAACGTGTTCGTGCACGTCGAGGCCACCCGGGCGTCGGCGGGTATCGGATTGCTGCCGTGCTTCATGGCCGACCGCCACGACGACCTCGTGCGGGTGCTGCCCGGGCAGGTCGAGGCCACGCTGGCGTACTGGCTCGTGGCGCGCCCCGAGTCGTTGCGCCGACCGGAGGTCGCGGCGGTGGTGGGGGCGATCCGGGAGACGGTGGAGTCGCAGCGGGACGCGTTGGCGGGGCAGTGA
- a CDS encoding pyridoxal phosphate-dependent aminotransferase — protein MRPESQRSNIQTFHVMDVWKAATERQRTHGDVLTLAAGQPSTPAPQPVLRATREVLDGHLLGYTETFGILPLREAIAGYHSAKSGIDVDAEDVVVTTGSSGAFTLLFLAAFDVGDTVVVARPGYPAYRNTLAALGCTVIEIDCGADTRFQPTVAMLEALPEPPAGLIVASPANPTGTVIDPDELAALARWCDDHGTLLISDEIYHGIGYGEQAMTSSWETSRESVVVGSVSKYFSMTGWRLGWMLVPEGLRRPLQRLASNMTVCPPAISQYAAIAAFTEESRVELDGHVQRYAVNRELLLTGLPELGITDLAPADGAFYVYADIGHLLGGSHGATSTEWCSRLLQDTGLALAPGIDFDTVHGDRTVRLSFAGSTAEVRESLVRLGRWL, from the coding sequence GTGCGTCCCGAATCCCAGCGGTCCAACATCCAGACCTTCCACGTGATGGACGTGTGGAAGGCGGCCACCGAACGTCAGCGCACTCACGGTGACGTGCTGACGCTCGCGGCGGGGCAGCCGTCCACTCCCGCTCCGCAGCCGGTTCTCCGCGCGACGCGGGAAGTGCTCGACGGACACCTTCTCGGCTACACGGAGACGTTCGGCATTCTGCCGTTGCGGGAGGCGATCGCCGGATACCACTCCGCCAAGTCCGGCATCGACGTCGACGCCGAGGACGTCGTCGTGACCACCGGATCCTCGGGTGCGTTCACGCTGCTGTTCCTCGCCGCGTTCGACGTCGGCGACACCGTCGTGGTGGCCCGCCCCGGCTACCCGGCCTACCGGAACACGCTCGCCGCGCTCGGCTGTACCGTCATCGAGATCGACTGCGGAGCGGACACCCGGTTCCAACCGACGGTCGCGATGCTCGAGGCTCTGCCCGAGCCGCCGGCCGGACTGATCGTCGCGAGCCCCGCCAACCCGACCGGCACCGTCATCGACCCCGACGAACTGGCCGCGCTCGCCCGCTGGTGCGACGACCACGGGACGCTGCTGATCTCCGACGAGATCTATCACGGCATCGGATACGGCGAGCAGGCGATGACCAGCTCGTGGGAGACGTCGCGCGAATCCGTCGTCGTCGGGTCGGTGTCCAAGTACTTCTCGATGACGGGCTGGCGGCTGGGCTGGATGCTGGTCCCCGAGGGGCTGCGCCGACCGTTGCAACGGCTCGCGTCGAACATGACGGTGTGCCCGCCCGCAATCTCCCAGTATGCGGCGATCGCCGCGTTCACCGAGGAGTCGAGGGTCGAGCTCGACGGCCACGTCCAGCGCTACGCCGTCAACCGGGAGCTGTTGCTCACCGGACTCCCGGAACTGGGTATCACCGACCTGGCGCCCGCCGACGGCGCGTTCTACGTGTACGCCGACATCGGGCACCTGCTCGGCGGATCCCACGGCGCGACGTCGACGGAATGGTGTTCGCGACTGCTGCAGGACACCGGTCTGGCGCTGGCCCCGGGCATCGATTTCGACACCGTCCACGGCGACCGGACGGTCCGGCTGTCGTTCGCCGGGTCCACCGCCGAGGTCCGGGAATCGCTGGTGCGACTGGGTCGCTGGCTGTAG
- a CDS encoding PLDc N-terminal domain-containing protein, producing the protein MLYVALFAFVLWVLCFADAITTDDDQFRNLSKEGWLVIVLLLPLIGSVLWLVVGRPQKDPGDQLPADPEEAEFVRRCRERAEEQRREGFHGRDQE; encoded by the coding sequence ATGCTGTACGTCGCGTTGTTCGCATTCGTGTTGTGGGTCCTGTGCTTCGCCGACGCCATCACCACCGACGACGACCAGTTCCGGAACCTCTCGAAGGAGGGCTGGCTGGTGATCGTGCTGCTGCTTCCGCTCATCGGGTCGGTGTTGTGGCTCGTCGTCGGACGGCCGCAGAAGGACCCGGGTGATCAGCTGCCCGCCGACCCGGAGGAAGCCGAGTTCGTGCGGCGATGCCGGGAACGTGCCGAGGAGCAGCGCCGGGAAGGTTTCCACGGGCGCGACCAGGAGTAG
- a CDS encoding DUF1707 SHOCT-like domain-containing protein produces MSDISHPQPPVPGGVRIGTVEREQAAAALAEHFAAGRLETDEFDARVRQAYLAKTAADLTPLFADLPDKQRFVPEPDRVRRDPGREAAALRTLVFVVAVLAAILWVALVRVPPLVFLPIVWLVLARRGLGRRSCRAW; encoded by the coding sequence ATGAGCGACATCAGTCATCCACAGCCACCCGTTCCCGGCGGAGTCCGCATCGGGACCGTGGAACGGGAGCAAGCCGCGGCGGCACTCGCCGAACATTTCGCAGCCGGACGGCTCGAGACCGACGAGTTCGACGCGAGGGTCCGCCAGGCGTACCTCGCCAAGACCGCCGCCGACCTCACGCCGCTGTTCGCGGACCTTCCGGACAAGCAGCGCTTCGTGCCCGAACCCGATCGCGTGCGACGTGATCCGGGACGGGAGGCGGCCGCGCTGCGGACGCTCGTGTTCGTGGTGGCCGTGCTCGCCGCGATCCTGTGGGTCGCCCTGGTCCGCGTCCCCCCGCTCGTCTTCCTGCCCATCGTCTGGCTCGTGCTGGCCCGGCGAGGCCTCGGCAGGCGGTCGTGCCGGGCGTGGTGA